A genomic region of Micromonospora sp. NBC_01796 contains the following coding sequences:
- a CDS encoding cytochrome P450, producing MAITYATRAALNFGRYQRRTEYLAMRGDHAANLLRVRQPSDPFPIYERIREQGEVYRSRLGVLCTVSQPLCRSVTTDARFGALPPAPGRPDWTVGRDDQTRLVHPIERSLLSLDPPDHTRLRHLVSPWFTPRALNARAPRIRAIIGRLLDGVADRGEFDLVSQVSKYVPFEILRDMMDISTDDRDRLIWWAGVLVNAVDGPHTMTERRAVHTALVEMTAFFATLVAQRRRAPGDDLVSAVVRDADDEEAVALLGLVFIAGQPTAACLLNNCVRLLLEHPEQKELLLADPDIAPNVVEESLRYDPSGRLIVRLAAEDSTVRGHDIPAGSILIHFIAGANRDPGVFTDPHRYDVTRQNSREHVTFSGGAHHCIGAGLARLQAEIMVGEVFTRFPDLQLAGRPRMSATRGHRSPTTLPLRVGRTRSVPGPGRNG from the coding sequence ATGGCGATCACGTACGCGACCCGGGCCGCGCTCAACTTCGGCCGGTACCAGCGACGGACCGAGTACCTCGCGATGCGCGGCGACCACGCGGCGAACCTGCTGCGGGTACGGCAGCCCAGCGATCCCTTCCCGATCTACGAACGGATCCGCGAGCAGGGCGAGGTGTATCGCAGCCGGCTCGGGGTGCTCTGCACCGTCTCCCAGCCGCTCTGCCGATCGGTGACCACGGACGCGCGGTTCGGGGCGCTCCCGCCGGCACCCGGCCGGCCCGACTGGACCGTGGGACGCGACGACCAGACCCGACTGGTGCATCCGATCGAGCGGTCCCTGCTCTCCCTCGACCCGCCGGACCACACCCGACTGCGCCACCTCGTCTCCCCCTGGTTCACCCCCCGGGCGCTGAACGCGAGGGCGCCCCGAATCCGCGCGATCATCGGGCGGCTGCTCGACGGCGTCGCGGACCGAGGCGAGTTCGACCTGGTCAGCCAGGTGTCGAAGTACGTCCCGTTCGAGATCCTCCGGGACATGATGGACATCTCCACCGACGACCGGGACCGGCTGATCTGGTGGGCGGGTGTGCTCGTCAACGCGGTCGACGGTCCGCACACGATGACCGAACGCCGTGCGGTGCACACCGCGTTGGTCGAGATGACGGCGTTCTTCGCCACGCTCGTCGCACAACGTCGACGGGCGCCGGGCGACGACCTGGTCAGCGCGGTGGTCCGGGACGCCGACGACGAGGAGGCCGTCGCCCTGCTCGGCCTGGTCTTCATCGCGGGACAGCCGACCGCGGCCTGCCTGCTGAACAACTGCGTACGCCTGCTGCTCGAACATCCGGAGCAGAAGGAACTGCTGCTGGCCGACCCCGACATCGCGCCGAACGTGGTCGAGGAGTCACTGCGGTACGACCCCTCCGGCCGGCTGATCGTACGGCTGGCCGCCGAGGACTCGACCGTACGCGGGCACGACATCCCGGCCGGCTCGATCCTGATCCACTTCATCGCGGGAGCCAACCGCGACCCCGGTGTCTTCACCGACCCGCACCGGTACGACGTGACCCGGCAGAACAGCCGCGAGCACGTCACCTTCTCCGGCGGCGCGCACCACTGCATCGGGGCAGGTCTGGCCCGGTTGCAGGCGGAGATCATGGTCGGTGAGGTCTTCACCCGCTTTCCCGACCTGCAACTGGCGGGGCGGCCCCGGATGAGCGCGACCCGGGGTCACCGGAGCCCGACCACACTGCCGCTGCGGGTCGGCCGGACCCGGTCCGTGCCGGGCCCGGGCCGGAACGGGTGA
- a CDS encoding acetoacetate decarboxylase, producing MRADEVRQRYTTPLTAPAYAPAIPRFTNREYLNIYYRTDFEAARAVTPEPLVVEDPIVRFELMNMGDVTAYGPYVEAGQAVAVSFDGERGEYLTAMYVDNFPAIAIGREINAYPKVLGTPRLYVDQAALVGTLDYGSLRVATATMGYKHHALDPDEARASVTVPTYAVKYVVGYDATRRVCELTRTQIEDVTVIEAWTGPARLQLFEHVLAPLADLPVREIVSATHIVTDLSLGPVRPVYDYLAESG from the coding sequence ATGCGCGCCGACGAGGTCCGACAGCGTTACACCACCCCGCTCACCGCGCCCGCCTACGCCCCCGCGATCCCCCGGTTCACCAACCGCGAGTACCTCAACATCTACTACCGCACGGACTTCGAAGCGGCCCGCGCGGTCACCCCGGAACCGCTGGTGGTCGAGGACCCGATCGTCCGGTTCGAGCTGATGAACATGGGCGACGTGACGGCGTACGGACCCTACGTCGAGGCGGGTCAGGCGGTGGCGGTGAGCTTCGACGGCGAGCGGGGCGAGTACCTGACCGCCATGTACGTCGACAACTTCCCGGCGATCGCCATCGGCCGGGAGATCAACGCCTATCCCAAGGTCCTCGGCACACCCCGGCTCTACGTGGACCAGGCGGCCCTGGTCGGCACCCTCGACTACGGCTCGTTGCGGGTGGCGACCGCCACCATGGGTTACAAGCACCACGCGTTGGATCCCGACGAGGCCCGAGCCAGCGTCACCGTGCCCACCTACGCGGTGAAGTACGTGGTCGGCTACGACGCCACCAGACGGGTGTGCGAGCTGACCCGTACCCAGATCGAGGACGTCACGGTCATCGAGGCGTGGACCGGCCCAGCCCGGTTGCAACTGTTCGAGCATGTCCTCGCCCCGTTGGCGGACCTGCCCGTACGCGAGATCGTCTCGGCCACGCACATCGTCACCGACCTGAGCCTCGGTCCGGTACGGCCGGTGTACGACTACCTGG